A DNA window from Porphyromonas gingivalis ATCC 33277 contains the following coding sequences:
- the thrS gene encoding threonine--tRNA ligase, which translates to MIKITFPDGNFREYEAGITGWDIAGSISPRLQQDVLAAGVNGQVWDLHRPINEDAEVKLFKWDDAEGKHAFWHSSAHLMAEALEELYPGIKFGIGPAIENGFYYDVDPGEGISIKDADLPAIEKRMQDLAARKETIIRRDIAKADALRMFGDKDDQYKVELISELADGTITTYTQGGFTDLCRGPHLPNTGYIKAIKLLSVAGAYWRGDEKRKQLTRIYGISFPKKKMLDEYLELLEEAKKRDHRKIGKELELFAFSQNVGAGLPLWLPRGTQLRLRLEDFLKQIQKHFGYQQVITPHIGNKNLYITSGHYAKYGQDSFRPINTPQEGEEFMLKPMNCPHHCEIFKITPHSYRDLPIRLAEFGTVYRYEQSGELHGLTRVRGFTQDDAHLFCRPDQLKEEFCKVMDIIFIIFKALDFKNFEAQISLRDKVNREKYIGSEENWERAERAIIEACEEKGLPAVIEYGEAAFYGPKLDFMVKDALGRRWQLGTIQVDYNLPERFDLEYTGEDNKKHRPVMIHRAPFGSMERFVAVLIEHTAGKFPLWLTPDQVVVLPVSERFNEYAHRVAKELNQRDIRVQVDDRNEKVGRKIRDNELKRIPYMLIVGENESREEEVSVRKQGEGDMGIMKITTFAELIEKEVDDMISAWRKDYQN; encoded by the coding sequence CAGGCGTGAATGGACAAGTGTGGGATTTGCATCGTCCAATCAATGAAGATGCAGAAGTGAAGTTATTCAAATGGGACGATGCGGAAGGCAAGCATGCATTTTGGCACTCCAGTGCTCACCTGATGGCTGAAGCATTGGAAGAATTGTATCCGGGTATCAAATTCGGTATCGGACCAGCTATTGAAAACGGGTTTTACTATGACGTGGATCCGGGCGAAGGCATTTCTATCAAAGATGCCGATCTGCCTGCCATCGAAAAAAGAATGCAAGATTTGGCTGCTCGCAAAGAAACGATCATTCGACGCGACATAGCCAAGGCTGACGCTCTCCGGATGTTCGGAGATAAGGATGATCAATATAAAGTGGAGCTGATCAGCGAACTGGCTGACGGTACCATTACGACCTATACGCAAGGTGGGTTCACCGACCTTTGTCGCGGTCCTCACTTACCCAATACCGGTTACATTAAAGCGATCAAGCTTTTAAGCGTAGCCGGAGCTTACTGGCGCGGCGACGAAAAGAGAAAACAGCTGACACGAATCTATGGAATCTCTTTCCCAAAGAAAAAGATGTTGGATGAATATCTCGAGCTTTTGGAAGAAGCTAAGAAGCGCGACCATCGAAAGATCGGTAAGGAGCTCGAACTCTTCGCTTTCTCCCAAAATGTAGGTGCCGGCTTGCCGCTTTGGCTACCGCGAGGCACACAGCTCCGTTTGCGTTTGGAAGACTTTCTGAAGCAGATACAGAAGCACTTTGGCTACCAACAGGTAATCACGCCGCATATCGGCAATAAGAATCTCTACATCACCTCCGGGCACTATGCCAAATACGGACAGGATTCTTTCCGTCCGATCAATACGCCGCAGGAAGGAGAAGAGTTCATGCTAAAGCCAATGAATTGCCCTCACCACTGCGAGATATTCAAGATCACTCCACATTCCTACCGCGATCTACCGATTCGTTTGGCCGAGTTCGGGACTGTGTATCGTTACGAGCAAAGCGGAGAGTTGCACGGGCTGACACGTGTAAGAGGTTTCACGCAGGACGATGCTCACTTGTTCTGTCGTCCGGATCAGCTAAAAGAAGAATTTTGCAAAGTGATGGATATCATTTTCATTATTTTCAAAGCTCTTGATTTCAAAAACTTCGAAGCACAAATATCACTTCGAGATAAAGTAAACAGAGAGAAGTATATCGGAAGTGAAGAAAATTGGGAACGTGCCGAGCGCGCAATCATCGAGGCTTGTGAAGAAAAAGGTCTCCCCGCTGTCATAGAATATGGCGAAGCTGCATTCTATGGTCCCAAGTTGGACTTTATGGTCAAAGATGCATTGGGTCGTCGTTGGCAGTTGGGAACCATTCAGGTGGATTACAACCTGCCCGAACGATTCGATTTGGAATACACCGGTGAAGACAACAAAAAACATCGTCCTGTGATGATCCACCGAGCACCATTCGGTTCGATGGAGCGCTTCGTTGCTGTACTCATAGAGCACACGGCAGGCAAATTTCCGCTATGGCTCACACCCGATCAGGTTGTTGTACTGCCGGTAAGCGAACGCTTCAACGAGTATGCTCACCGTGTAGCTAAAGAGTTGAACCAGCGAGATATTCGCGTACAAGTGGACGACAGGAACGAAAAGGTCGGACGAAAGATACGGGACAACGAATTGAAACGTATTCCGTATATGCTCATCGTAGGCGAAAACGAAAGCCGGGAAGAAGAGGTATCAGTACGCAAACAAGGCGAAGGAGATATGGGTATTATGAAAATTACTACCTTTGCCGAGCTTATCGAGAAAGAAGTCGATGATATGATTAGTGCCTGGCGCAAAGATTATCAAAACTAA
- the infC gene encoding translation initiation factor IF-3 — MAIDKTKNQHRINEAIRVKEVRLVGDNVEQGVYNIQEARRIAESQDLDLVEISPNADPPVCRVTDYQKFVYQLKKKAKEQKAKSVKIVIKEIRFGPQTDDHDYNFKLKHAKEFLQEGSKVKAYVFFRGRSILFKEQGEVLLLRFANDLEDFARVEQMPILEGKRMTIMLTPKSASKKGHTPPKTQVEASKQANESAETEEEKKRCHPTKPVL; from the coding sequence ATGGCAATCGATAAAACGAAGAATCAACATCGGATCAACGAAGCAATCCGAGTAAAAGAGGTGCGTCTCGTCGGTGACAATGTGGAGCAAGGTGTGTACAACATACAAGAAGCACGACGCATTGCCGAAAGCCAAGATTTGGATTTGGTCGAGATCTCACCAAATGCTGATCCGCCCGTATGCCGCGTTACCGACTATCAGAAGTTTGTTTACCAACTGAAGAAGAAGGCTAAAGAACAAAAAGCCAAATCGGTGAAAATCGTAATCAAGGAGATCCGTTTCGGCCCCCAGACGGACGACCACGATTACAACTTCAAACTCAAACACGCAAAAGAGTTTTTGCAAGAAGGCTCCAAGGTAAAAGCCTACGTATTTTTTCGTGGACGCTCGATCCTTTTCAAGGAGCAAGGAGAAGTTCTTTTGCTCCGTTTTGCCAATGATTTGGAAGACTTCGCTCGCGTAGAGCAAATGCCTATTTTGGAAGGTAAGCGTATGACAATCATGCTTACTCCAAAGTCTGCATCGAAAAAAGGACATACACCACCGAAAACACAGGTGGAGGCTTCTAAACAAGCCAACGAGTCAGCAGAAACCGAAGAAGAAAAAAAACGCTGCCATCCGACAAAGCCTGTCCTATAG
- the rpmI gene encoding 50S ribosomal protein L35: protein MPKLKTNSGAKKRFALTGTGKIKRKHAFKSHILTKKTKKQKRNLTYFSTVHKVDENAVKQLLCLR, encoded by the coding sequence ATGCCTAAATTGAAGACTAACTCCGGTGCCAAAAAGAGGTTCGCCCTTACCGGAACAGGTAAAATCAAGCGTAAGCACGCTTTCAAGAGTCACATCTTGACAAAGAAAACGAAGAAGCAAAAGCGTAACCTCACCTACTTCTCTACAGTACATAAGGTAGATGAGAATGCCGTTAAGCAGCTCCTTTGTCTCCGATAA
- the rplT gene encoding 50S ribosomal protein L20, whose protein sequence is MPRSVNHVASRAKRKRILKLTRGYFGARKNVWTVAKNTWEKGLTYAYRDRKNKKRNFRALWIQRINAAARLEGMSYSRLMGALHANGIEINRKVLADLAMNHPEAFRAIVAKVKN, encoded by the coding sequence ATGCCAAGATCAGTCAATCACGTTGCATCGCGAGCCAAACGCAAAAGAATTCTGAAGCTTACTCGCGGATATTTTGGTGCTCGTAAGAATGTATGGACGGTTGCTAAGAACACGTGGGAAAAAGGTTTGACCTACGCTTATCGTGACCGTAAGAACAAGAAACGCAATTTCCGTGCTCTGTGGATACAGCGTATCAACGCTGCAGCTCGTTTGGAAGGAATGTCATATTCTCGCCTGATGGGTGCTCTCCATGCAAATGGTATCGAAATCAACCGCAAAGTTCTCGCCGATTTGGCGATGAACCACCCCGAAGCTTTCAGAGCTATTGTGGCCAAAGTAAAAAACTAA
- a CDS encoding DUF4252 domain-containing protein — protein sequence MKAKMIVALIVAVCMLSPVADAQRIKVEELRKDNGIESVYLSKSMLKMASKYLKRKTDISINTSLLDGMYIFSTDMNRSSSAALIRRTFSPIMGGSRKDYEELMSVQDGNERIGFYAEKGKKNTFRTLVLYTEDAEEIRALVMEGTFTREQLDQMIYPNGRSRYFRKEWNVLKPDNSEAMRKYRKQKEKYYQEYMKAQKKQNQEWRKEREKLRQEMEKARKQYREEMKKAREELRKSGAESYLIFPDSTWKIDMADLD from the coding sequence ATGAAAGCAAAAATGATTGTAGCCCTGATCGTGGCTGTATGTATGTTGTCCCCGGTAGCCGATGCTCAGCGTATAAAAGTGGAAGAACTTAGGAAAGATAACGGCATCGAATCCGTCTATCTCTCCAAGTCGATGCTCAAAATGGCTTCGAAGTATCTGAAACGGAAGACGGATATCAGCATCAATACGTCGTTGCTGGATGGGATGTACATTTTTTCGACCGATATGAATCGTTCTTCGTCCGCGGCTCTGATTCGCAGAACCTTTTCCCCGATCATGGGCGGGAGCCGTAAGGACTATGAGGAGCTGATGTCTGTGCAGGATGGCAACGAGCGAATCGGTTTCTATGCCGAGAAGGGCAAGAAGAATACGTTCCGGACACTTGTCCTGTACACGGAGGATGCGGAGGAAATACGTGCACTTGTCATGGAAGGGACATTCACGCGAGAGCAGCTCGATCAAATGATTTATCCCAATGGCCGTTCGCGTTATTTCCGCAAGGAGTGGAATGTTTTGAAGCCTGACAACTCGGAGGCTATGCGAAAATATCGCAAGCAAAAGGAGAAATACTACCAAGAGTATATGAAGGCTCAGAAAAAGCAAAATCAAGAATGGCGCAAGGAGCGGGAAAAGCTCCGCCAAGAGATGGAAAAAGCCCGCAAACAATACCGCGAGGAAATGAAAAAGGCCCGGGAAGAACTCCGAAAGTCAGGAGCAGAATCCTATCTGATTTTTCCCGATTCTACCTGGAAGATAGATATGGCCGATCTGGATTGA
- a CDS encoding RNA polymerase sigma factor: MHLHIYRGIPADACPYTRERTEYDVNTIAFKEIFLPIRPSIRAVCHAFLCDDEEAEDATQEVYLRLWEARMRLDGLDNPRAYAIRIARNYCLNLIRKASNSPYSTSLEAAEVQEVSETHGGEADLLLSEQIGRLRQWLRGVSELHRTVFAMSHFRRLSNGEIAERLGLTEGNVRVILCRLRREAKEVMKDDA; the protein is encoded by the coding sequence TTGCATCTTCATATATACAGGGGCATTCCTGCGGATGCCTGCCCCTACACGAGAGAACGGACTGAGTACGACGTGAATACTATCGCTTTCAAGGAGATTTTTCTTCCGATTCGCCCCTCCATTCGGGCTGTTTGTCACGCATTTTTGTGCGACGACGAGGAGGCTGAGGATGCCACCCAAGAGGTCTATTTGCGTTTGTGGGAAGCACGAATGCGGCTGGACGGACTGGACAATCCGAGGGCGTATGCCATCCGAATAGCTCGGAACTACTGCCTGAACCTGATCCGAAAGGCAAGCAACAGCCCTTATTCGACCTCTTTGGAGGCTGCCGAGGTACAGGAAGTGTCGGAGACGCATGGCGGTGAGGCCGATCTGCTACTCTCGGAGCAAATCGGGAGGCTGCGGCAGTGGTTGAGGGGTGTGTCCGAACTGCATCGGACGGTCTTTGCCATGAGCCACTTCCGGCGGCTTTCGAATGGCGAGATTGCCGAGCGGTTGGGACTGACAGAGGGCAATGTGAGGGTGATACTGTGCAGACTGCGCAGAGAAGCTAAGGAGGTGATGAAAGATGATGCGTGA
- a CDS encoding IS5 family transposase has product MAYQSKNTDEHVTFADALLSKRYRKAQNDFLNQVDTLIDWRPIRTLINKKYTKRQNAIGAPAYDVILLFKMLLLETWYNLSDCALEERINDSITFSRFLGLKMEEVSPDHSTISRFRSALTELGLMDKLLAQFNKQLSRHHISVREGVLVDASLVETPHKPNGSITIEVADDREDNRSEEEKEAEEDYQKQVVRQRKGTDEEARWVYKQKRYHYGYKKHCLTNVQGIVQKVITTAANRSDTKEFIPLLQGANIPQGTAVLADKGYACGENRSYLQTHHLQDGIMHKAQRNRALTEEEKQRNKAIGPIRSTIERTFGSIRRWFHGGRCRYRGLAKTHTQNILESIAFNLYRTPGIIMSSSVG; this is encoded by the coding sequence ATGGCATACCAATCCAAGAATACCGATGAGCATGTAACATTTGCAGACGCACTCCTTTCAAAGCGTTATCGCAAAGCACAAAACGACTTCCTCAATCAGGTTGACACGCTTATCGATTGGCGTCCGATCAGGACGCTGATCAACAAGAAATACACGAAGCGACAAAATGCCATCGGCGCCCCGGCTTATGACGTGATTCTCTTATTCAAGATGTTGCTTTTGGAGACATGGTACAACCTCAGTGATTGTGCTCTGGAGGAGCGCATCAATGATTCAATCACCTTTTCCCGATTCTTGGGACTGAAGATGGAAGAGGTATCTCCCGACCACAGCACCATCAGTCGATTTCGTTCGGCACTGACAGAGTTGGGTCTCATGGACAAACTATTGGCGCAGTTTAACAAACAACTTTCGCGCCATCACATTTCGGTCAGGGAAGGGGTGCTTGTCGATGCAAGCCTTGTGGAGACGCCGCATAAACCCAACGGAAGCATTACGATTGAAGTCGCAGACGACAGAGAAGACAATCGGAGCGAGGAGGAAAAAGAGGCAGAGGAGGATTATCAAAAACAGGTTGTCCGTCAACGTAAAGGGACGGATGAAGAAGCCCGTTGGGTGTACAAACAAAAGCGTTATCACTACGGATACAAAAAGCATTGTCTGACCAATGTTCAAGGCATTGTTCAAAAGGTGATAACGACAGCAGCGAACCGCAGTGACACGAAGGAGTTTATTCCCCTATTGCAGGGTGCAAACATACCTCAAGGCACAGCCGTCTTGGCGGACAAAGGATATGCTTGCGGGGAAAATCGTTCCTACCTGCAAACCCATCACCTTCAAGACGGCATTATGCACAAGGCACAACGCAACAGGGCATTGACCGAGGAAGAGAAGCAACGAAACAAAGCAATCGGTCCGATACGGAGCACCATCGAACGCACCTTTGGCAGTATTCGGCGGTGGTTTCATGGCGGACGATGTCGATACCGGGGACTTGCCAAGACCCATACTCAAAACATTCTTGAAAGCATCGCCTTTAATTTATACAGAACGCCGGGGATAATTATGTCCTCATCCGTAGGATAA
- a CDS encoding tetratricopeptide repeat protein — translation MNKNNDLKENDNKLSNVPEPNRQEAIAYYNRGVGCCIVGSYEEAIKDYSKAIELDDKFVHAYHGRGIAYFKKGSYEEAIKDYSQAIELDDKYAPAYHGRGNAYSKKGWYKKAIKDYSQAIELDDKFAHAYYDRGNAYCEKGSYEEAIKDFSKAIELNDKYTYAYHSRGIAYCEKGSYKEAIKDYSQAIELDGKFVHAYHGRGIAYFKKGSYEEAIKDYSQAIELDGKFVHAYHGRGIAYFKKGLYEEAIKDYSKAIELDGKFAHAYYDRGNAYCEKGSYEEAIKDYSKAIELDGKFAHAYHNRGNAYCEKGSYEEAIKDYSQAIELDDKYILGYNGRGVAYYEIGDFEKSQADFNTVLYLILSNELINLIRPIRPGLSRLIRAFDGYPHNCHTLFQYISLPTDSFFSQGPTSFISYWQRVSPIQDFLLLLHYYELQLPHEEFVSFYPILIYNLGGCSEAFKVFDEELDTGEQPLSAQQYYYFILSALSLSEDANLGQKNIITDAIDKVSTQKEPAPIDYYYLGMIHLLNNDKESAVQAFHCSSIPFSRIMTDSLNETTPSQELRHLLQNIHSKEIQPIDIEQGNLSQFEEYLHLLEVCYFPEMARKYLEKEVKMLWNAFELTEEARKELADKIRFLECKRFVSQLKTVSLSQEEFQRVESTILFETQNLSSKEEIEAKIVRLISSHGQDTTHREIILKLIQYHSYNGDIGAEEMFFLMLWFDRNISNKKSKNISATSMDIMIAIFSGCITHYLGNNSLFISCLGAAIPVIAGKFIENETSSEEMSYEEFKKQLFECSEVDDLIKLINKSGYCRPIKVV, via the coding sequence ATGAACAAAAACAACGATCTAAAAGAAAATGACAACAAACTGTCAAATGTGCCTGAACCTAATCGGCAAGAAGCTATTGCCTATTATAACAGAGGCGTCGGCTGCTGTATTGTAGGATCGTATGAAGAAGCGATTAAAGACTATTCTAAGGCAATAGAATTAGACGATAAATTCGTCCATGCGTATCATGGAAGAGGAATTGCATATTTTAAAAAAGGATCGTATGAAGAAGCGATTAAAGACTATTCTCAGGCAATAGAATTAGACGATAAATACGCCCCTGCGTATCATGGTAGAGGAAATGCATATTCTAAGAAAGGATGGTATAAAAAAGCGATTAAAGACTATTCTCAGGCAATAGAATTAGACGATAAATTCGCCCATGCGTATTATGATAGAGGGAATGCATATTGTGAGAAAGGATCATATGAAGAAGCGATTAAAGACTTTTCTAAGGCAATAGAATTAAACGATAAATACACCTATGCGTATCATAGTAGAGGAATTGCATATTGTGAGAAAGGATCGTATAAAGAAGCGATTAAAGACTATTCTCAGGCAATAGAATTAGACGGTAAATTCGTCCATGCGTATCATGGAAGAGGAATTGCATATTTTAAAAAAGGATCGTATGAAGAAGCGATTAAAGACTATTCTCAGGCAATAGAATTAGACGGTAAATTCGTCCATGCGTATCATGGTAGAGGAATTGCATATTTTAAGAAAGGGTTGTATGAAGAAGCGATTAAAGACTATTCTAAGGCAATAGAATTAGACGGTAAATTCGCCCATGCGTATTATGATAGAGGGAATGCATATTGTGAGAAAGGATCATATGAAGAAGCGATTAAAGACTATTCTAAGGCAATAGAATTAGACGGTAAATTCGCCCATGCGTATCATAATAGAGGGAATGCATATTGTGAGAAAGGATCATATGAAGAAGCGATTAAAGACTATTCTCAGGCAATAGAATTAGACGATAAATACATCCTTGGGTATAATGGTAGAGGAGTTGCATATTATGAGATAGGAGATTTTGAAAAAAGTCAAGCGGACTTCAATACAGTGCTATATCTGATTCTCTCCAATGAATTAATAAATCTTATAAGACCTATAAGACCTGGACTATCCCGATTAATAAGGGCTTTTGATGGCTATCCTCACAACTGTCACACTCTATTTCAGTACATATCTCTACCGACAGATTCTTTTTTCTCTCAAGGCCCCACTTCTTTTATCTCCTATTGGCAACGTGTTAGCCCTATACAAGACTTCTTGCTTTTACTACACTACTATGAGCTGCAGTTACCGCACGAAGAGTTCGTAAGTTTTTATCCCATTCTCATCTATAATCTCGGAGGATGTTCTGAGGCTTTCAAAGTTTTTGACGAAGAATTGGATACAGGAGAACAACCTCTTTCAGCCCAACAATACTACTATTTTATTCTCTCTGCTCTAAGTTTGAGTGAAGATGCCAATCTTGGTCAAAAGAACATTATCACAGATGCCATAGACAAAGTATCGACTCAAAAAGAGCCGGCTCCTATAGATTATTACTACTTAGGAATGATACACCTCTTGAACAATGATAAAGAATCTGCAGTACAGGCCTTTCATTGCTCTTCTATTCCTTTTTCCCGAATAATGACAGATAGCCTGAACGAAACAACTCCCAGTCAAGAGTTAAGGCATCTCTTGCAAAACATACATTCAAAAGAGATACAGCCCATAGATATTGAGCAAGGAAATTTGTCCCAATTCGAAGAATACCTTCATCTTTTGGAGGTTTGCTATTTCCCAGAGATGGCAAGAAAGTATTTGGAGAAAGAAGTAAAAATGCTTTGGAATGCTTTTGAACTGACAGAAGAAGCTCGTAAGGAGTTGGCAGACAAAATACGTTTCCTCGAATGTAAAAGATTTGTAAGTCAACTGAAAACTGTAAGCCTGTCGCAAGAAGAGTTTCAACGAGTCGAAAGCACTATCCTGTTTGAAACACAAAACTTATCTTCGAAAGAAGAAATTGAGGCTAAAATCGTGAGGTTAATCAGTTCTCATGGACAGGATACCACTCACCGGGAAATAATTCTCAAGCTTATACAATACCACTCCTATAATGGAGATATTGGTGCAGAAGAAATGTTCTTCTTAATGCTTTGGTTCGATCGAAATATTTCGAACAAAAAGTCAAAGAATATTTCTGCAACATCAATGGATATAATGATAGCAATATTTTCTGGTTGCATAACACACTATTTAGGCAATAATAGCCTATTTATTAGTTGCCTTGGGGCTGCTATTCCTGTAATTGCAGGAAAATTCATCGAGAATGAGACTTCTTCCGAAGAAATGAGCTATGAAGAATTCAAAAAACAGCTCTTTGAGTGCAGCGAGGTAGATGACCTCATCAAACTTATTAATAAATCGGGTTATTGCCGTCCGATAAAAGTTGTTTGA
- a CDS encoding BamA/TamA family outer membrane protein, with amino-acid sequence MSSHSVRYLIGIAGCLLLMLASSCSVTRYVPDGSRLLDRVTIASETDSIALPEDIRDYTLQQPNYRLFGMTRWLLRVYSSSNPNSNSWWNRSLRKMGEPPVLIDSVLTERTANRLAKAMAGDGFLDATARAVVDTGLYKKARITYLIQPGSRYYIRNMALDVKNPLLPPVTLGNSLLSAYKVGISEGSPLSPIVLDEERKAIARHMRNNGFWKFSAEDVYYEADTTVSGGSGTKSADLKLVVNGIGRYPYRIGRVFFHADYDPLESDFRVQELPRIDSISRGDYTVYYGSRGRYIRASALTRSVSVTPGAFFCEDDVERSYIKLNALPIVRNVNIRFVEHNGKDEIAPADSSRLVDCYILTVPAKSKSFEAEVLGTNSAGDFGAALSLGFTDRNLFRGAEMFNIKLKGAYEAIRKGSHSFMEYGVESSLRFPRLLFPFISDETRRRLRASTEWKIGYNYQTRPEFDRVILSAQLNYSWQTYLHNRLRHTIRLLDVDYLHLPYIDPDFAQSLPPTTALYNYTEQFILGSAYILNYTTASSMERIVSNPFTARFSIQTAGNLLQAISYLTDSPKDEHGLYKMFGLHYAQFVKLDLDLAKTVLLEKDNTLALHLGFGLAFPYGNARHIPFELRYFAGGSNSVRGWSVRTLGPGSMKMTPDKTFFDQMGDIRLDLNVEYRTKLFWKFRAAAFVDAGNVWTIKEYENQEDGLFRFDRFYKEIALAYGLGLRLDFDYFLVRLDAGLKAYDPQQTGRYKWAITRPNLSSNFAWHIAVGYPF; translated from the coding sequence ATGTCCTCGCATTCCGTTCGGTATTTAATCGGCATTGCCGGCTGCTTGCTTCTCATGCTTGCTTCCTCCTGCTCGGTCACTCGTTATGTGCCGGACGGTAGCAGACTATTAGACAGGGTAACGATCGCAAGCGAAACGGACAGTATCGCTCTGCCGGAAGATATTCGGGACTATACCCTCCAGCAACCCAATTACAGACTGTTCGGGATGACTCGCTGGCTACTGCGCGTCTATAGCAGCTCGAATCCGAACAGCAACAGCTGGTGGAACCGTTCGCTCCGGAAAATGGGCGAACCGCCTGTCCTCATCGATTCTGTCCTCACCGAGCGTACTGCCAACCGTCTGGCAAAGGCGATGGCCGGCGATGGCTTTCTCGATGCTACTGCTCGTGCCGTGGTAGACACCGGCTTGTACAAGAAAGCTCGCATTACTTATCTGATTCAGCCCGGAAGCCGTTATTATATACGCAATATGGCTTTGGATGTGAAGAATCCACTCCTTCCTCCCGTTACGCTTGGCAATTCGCTTCTTTCGGCATACAAGGTCGGGATCAGCGAGGGTTCTCCCTTGTCGCCCATCGTACTCGATGAAGAGAGAAAGGCGATAGCTCGTCATATGCGCAACAACGGCTTCTGGAAGTTCTCCGCCGAGGATGTTTATTATGAAGCCGATACTACCGTTTCAGGAGGATCGGGTACGAAATCTGCCGATCTGAAATTGGTGGTCAATGGTATCGGGCGTTATCCATATCGGATCGGCAGGGTATTCTTTCATGCCGATTATGATCCTCTCGAATCGGACTTCAGAGTTCAGGAGCTGCCACGTATCGATTCGATTTCGCGTGGCGATTACACTGTTTACTATGGGAGTAGGGGACGTTATATCCGGGCATCGGCTCTCACGCGGTCGGTGTCCGTTACACCGGGAGCTTTTTTCTGCGAGGATGATGTGGAACGCTCTTATATCAAGCTGAATGCGCTCCCTATCGTTCGGAACGTGAATATCCGATTTGTGGAGCACAATGGTAAGGATGAGATTGCTCCGGCGGATAGCTCTCGCCTTGTGGACTGCTATATTCTTACCGTTCCGGCCAAGAGCAAATCGTTCGAAGCCGAAGTCCTCGGCACCAATTCCGCAGGAGACTTCGGGGCGGCTTTGTCTCTCGGTTTCACCGATCGCAATTTGTTTCGTGGGGCGGAGATGTTCAATATCAAACTCAAGGGTGCTTACGAAGCCATTCGCAAGGGTTCGCACAGCTTCATGGAATATGGGGTGGAAAGTTCGCTCCGTTTCCCTCGTCTCCTCTTCCCATTCATTTCTGACGAAACGCGCCGGCGGCTACGGGCATCCACGGAATGGAAGATCGGGTATAATTACCAGACACGTCCGGAGTTCGATCGGGTGATTCTCTCCGCTCAACTCAATTATTCATGGCAGACCTACCTGCACAATCGTCTGCGTCATACGATCCGCCTGCTGGATGTCGATTATCTCCATCTCCCGTACATCGATCCCGACTTTGCCCAATCCCTTCCGCCTACGACTGCACTGTATAACTACACGGAGCAGTTTATCCTCGGCTCGGCATATATACTGAACTATACCACGGCTTCGTCCATGGAGCGTATCGTATCCAATCCTTTTACGGCACGGTTCAGTATCCAGACAGCCGGCAACCTGCTGCAAGCCATTTCTTATCTGACCGATTCTCCGAAAGACGAACACGGGTTGTATAAAATGTTCGGTCTGCACTATGCTCAGTTCGTCAAGCTCGATCTCGATCTGGCTAAAACCGTTCTTCTCGAAAAGGACAATACTTTGGCACTGCATCTGGGTTTCGGACTGGCTTTCCCTTATGGCAATGCTCGCCATATACCCTTTGAGTTACGTTACTTTGCCGGAGGATCGAACAGCGTTCGTGGCTGGAGTGTCCGTACCCTCGGCCCGGGGAGTATGAAGATGACTCCGGACAAGACCTTCTTCGATCAGATGGGTGATATTCGTCTGGATCTGAATGTCGAATACAGGACAAAGCTGTTCTGGAAGTTTCGCGCAGCAGCTTTTGTCGATGCCGGCAATGTCTGGACGATAAAGGAGTATGAGAATCAGGAGGACGGGCTCTTTCGTTTCGATCGCTTCTACAAGGAAATAGCTTTGGCCTACGGTCTGGGGCTTCGTCTCGACTTCGATTATTTCCTTGTGCGGCTGGATGCCGGACTGAAAGCCTACGATCCTCAGCAGACAGGGCGTTACAAATGGGCTATCACACGCCCAAACCTTTCTTCCAATTTCGCTTGGCACATTGCAGTAGGCTATCCGTTCTGA